In Theileria equi strain WA chromosome 3, complete sequence, the genomic window AAATTTATCAATATCTCCAAAGTACACGTATTTGGCATTCTTTATTACTTCTGTACATTCCTCGAATTCACTGTCAGTTCGATCATCCTCGTTTATATCCACTTTTGGTTCCatatttgcgatttttgcTAGTAATACAAGTCTCAAATACTCCTGTTTTGTCTTTAGATATACACAGTCGCATTTTATTCTCCTCCAGTCTGAGCGTTGATGTATGAAGTATATGGGACTTACCTCCTGAAAAGAGTGATATGTGTTTATGTTTTTCGTAATAATAGGGGAGTCTTTTAATGTTTAGAGGGGTTGTATGCCTTTTCAGTGGCAATTTTGTGAGTTTTGTTACCAGCGTTTTTATCGGCAGATTTGATCCCATTCTGACCGAGCTTTACAATGGAAAGTATAAAAAACacatatttaaaattgtacaaATTATAATGTGCTAGTATCTGCGGGTGAACCTGGCCCACAGGCCACTATACTGCGACCTTCTATGATTTGAGTA contains:
- a CDS encoding hypothetical protein (encoded by transcript BEWA_002560A), whose amino-acid sequence is MGSNLPIKTLVTKLTKLPLKRHTTPLNIKRLPYYYEKHKHISLFSGDWRRIKCDCVYLKTKQEYLRLVLLAKIANMEPKVDINEDDRTDSEFEECTEVIKNAKYVYFGDIDKFQTKAPEFNVKSLLIPLELLHSEEFEDDLSKKIVESAKRMNSIKKIAICAHSNHLWNFYNQLLRHG